The window TGAGCGCAGCGAACGAGTGCCCCCTCACGCCCCCGCCGCAGCGACCGGTCGCTCGCAGAGCGAGCGGAACCTCCCGGGCCGATTTCTTGGGCACTTCTTTCTAAAAGAAGTGCCAAGGGGCTTGGGGCAGAGCCCCAAACAAAGCAAATTGGCGGGCCGAGCCCGCCCTACAAAAAGGTTTGTCGGCTTTCGTTCCTCAAGCGCGACCTACATGATTATTATTCCGCTTTAATTACCCTGAACCCCCTGAAAACCTCATTCTTCTCCTCCACCTCCCCGATTACAACCAATATCCCCGAATCGGGCCGGTAGACCTTGGCGGCTTCTCTGACCGCCTCCCTGCCCGTGGCCTTGAGTTCCTCGAACTGTTTCTCCGCGAGATCGGGCGGAAGCCCGATGAGCGAAAGCCCCATTCTTCGCTGCAAAATCGAGGCGTTGTCCCGGTAGCGGAAGATCTGGCTGTTAGCCATCGACTCCTTCGCCCTCGAAAGCTCCTCCTCGCTCACCCCATCGCTGGAAAGCGCCTTCATCTCCTCGGCCATTATCTCCCAGACCTTCGGGAGGTTTTGGCTCGAAGTCTGTCCGCTGACTCCGGCCACGCCGAACTCCCGAAACGGGCTGTAGAAGCTGGACACGGAATAGGAAAGCCCTTCGTCCGTGCGTATTCTCCGCATCAGCCGCGACTGGAAGCCTCCCCCGCCGAGGAGGTAATCCGCGAGGTCGAGGGGGGTCTTTTGCGGGCTTTCGAGGCTGGGGGCGAGATCGGCCCAGAGAAGGGTCGCCTGCCCGGGCTTCCCCGGCACGACGATCATCGTGGGCTCCGGCTCGGCGGGCGGAGGAGGCGGGATGAAGGAGGGGCCTTCCCCCGGAAGGGAGCCGAAGCGCTTTTCGAGCAGGGTTTTCATCGCCTCGGGGTCGAAATCCCCAACGACGCCGATCACCCAGGCCGAATTTTTCAGCAACTCGCCGTGGAGTTTCTGTGCGTCCTCCCTCGTTATCGCCTCGACCGTGGCGACGGTTGGGACGACTCCGCGCGGAGTGCCCCTGTACATCGCCCGCCGAAACTCCCTGAAGACGAGCGCCTCGGGGTTCTCCTCCTCGCGCAGGACCGTCCCCTTTACCTGCTCCATCGCGAGCGCCAGCCGCTCTTCGCCGAAGGCCGGGGTGAAAAGAAGCTCGGCGAGAAGATCGAGCCCGGTTTCGAGGTCTCTTGAAAGAACGTCGAGGTGGGCCGCGCCCGTCTGCCTGCCGAG is drawn from bacterium and contains these coding sequences:
- a CDS encoding insulinase family protein; this encodes MKIFPKLLTFALAALLAVSGCAGNKKLDPRTASFPVPAFTPPAIIEETLSGGAKVFLLPDRDIPLVRVYLSFRGGAIFDPPEKAGLSQVTGIAWRSGGTLARTPSEFDDLADSLAIEVGLSLGRQTGAAHLDVLSRDLETGLDLLAELLFTPAFGEERLALAMEQVKGTVLREEENPEALVFREFRRAMYRGTPRGVVPTVATVEAITREDAQKLHGELLKNSAWVIGVVGDFDPEAMKTLLEKRFGSLPGEGPSFIPPPPPAEPEPTMIVVPGKPGQATLLWADLAPSLESPQKTPLDLADYLLGGGGFQSRLMRRIRTDEGLSYSVSSFYSPFREFGVAGVSGQTSSQNLPKVWEIMAEEMKALSSDGVSEEELSRAKESMANSQIFRYRDNASILQRRMGLSLIGLPPDLAEKQFEELKATGREAVREAAKVYRPDSGILVVIGEVEEKNEVFRGFRVIKAE